From Ignatzschineria sp. RMDPL8A, a single genomic window includes:
- the rnc gene encoding ribonuclease III, translated as MDLLLTKLNYTFQNIKLLKQALIHRSYSETNNERLEFLGDGCLNFIVAEALFRRLPDAKEGELSNLRSHLVKEETLAEIALQLGLNHYIILSHGEKKNDGAMRPSTLADTLEAILGAIFLDSCFGTVRRVILELYEPYFARIKNQGIKDLNEHFKDPKSRLQEKLQALNKEIPVYEIIEISGKDHEQLFKVACRFEGHISTAEGTSKKRAEQKAARLMLDKLS; from the coding sequence ATGGATTTATTACTTACAAAGTTAAATTACACCTTTCAAAATATAAAACTTTTAAAACAAGCGCTCATTCACCGGTCCTATTCAGAAACGAACAACGAGCGCCTTGAGTTTTTAGGTGATGGTTGTCTTAACTTTATCGTGGCTGAAGCGTTATTTAGACGCCTCCCCGACGCAAAAGAAGGCGAACTTTCTAACCTCCGCTCCCACCTTGTAAAAGAGGAAACATTGGCGGAAATTGCACTACAATTAGGGCTTAATCACTATATTATTCTAAGCCACGGCGAGAAGAAAAATGACGGTGCAATGCGCCCGAGCACCCTTGCCGACACCTTAGAAGCGATCTTGGGAGCCATCTTTTTAGACTCCTGCTTTGGCACCGTTCGCCGCGTTATTTTGGAGCTCTACGAGCCCTATTTCGCTCGCATCAAAAACCAAGGCATCAAAGATCTTAACGAACACTTTAAAGATCCGAAAAGCCGCCTGCAAGAGAAATTACAAGCGCTCAACAAAGAGATTCCTGTCTATGAAATTATCGAGATTTCAGGCAAAGATCACGAGCAGTTATTTAAAGTCGCTTGCCGCTTTGAAGGTCACATCTCCACCGCTGAAGGAACAAGTAAAAAACGCGCGGAACAGAAAGCCGCACGCTTAATGTTGGATAAATTATCATGA
- the lepB gene encoding signal peptidase I, protein MANLTYFISIAIIIATPITGIILLLDRFFWQKNRTDQDKLPALVDWSKFLFPVVLFVSVLRSFIAEPYIIPSGSMQPTLYEGDMIVANKWSFGLRYPITNKRIFSERGEGIERGDVAIFKYPKDERINYVKRIVGVPGDKIDYRNKRLTINGIPLEYEKLGPARDPEEDLFIRETMPSKEGTIDYTIQNSRYLTDADFFVAAQFPIIIPEGKYLAMGDNRDNSADSRFWGFVDDDQMLAKANFIWMNYKCLFKFKDCDRIFTTIK, encoded by the coding sequence ATGGCCAATCTGACCTACTTTATTTCAATTGCGATCATTATCGCAACGCCGATTACCGGAATTATTCTGCTACTCGATCGCTTTTTTTGGCAGAAAAATCGTACCGATCAAGATAAACTTCCGGCGCTGGTGGATTGGTCGAAATTCCTCTTTCCTGTGGTCTTATTTGTGAGTGTGCTCCGCTCATTTATCGCCGAACCCTACATTATTCCGAGCGGATCGATGCAACCGACCCTCTATGAGGGCGATATGATTGTGGCGAACAAATGGTCCTTTGGCCTACGTTATCCCATCACCAACAAACGCATCTTTAGCGAGCGCGGTGAAGGGATTGAGCGTGGTGATGTGGCGATCTTTAAATACCCAAAAGATGAGCGCATCAACTACGTTAAGCGCATCGTCGGCGTACCGGGCGATAAGATCGATTACCGCAATAAGCGCCTTACCATTAATGGTATCCCGTTAGAGTATGAAAAACTTGGCCCTGCCCGCGACCCGGAGGAGGACCTTTTTATCCGTGAAACCATGCCATCGAAAGAAGGTACGATCGATTATACGATCCAAAATTCACGTTATCTCACCGATGCAGACTTTTTTGTAGCGGCTCAATTTCCCATTATCATTCCAGAAGGCAAATATTTAGCCATGGGCGACAATCGCGATAACAGCGCGGATAGCCGTTTCTGGGGCTTTGTCGATGATGATCAAATGCTCGCAAAAGCGAACTTCATCTGGATGAACTATAAATGTCTCTTTAAATTTAAAGATTGCGATCGAATCTTTACAACGATTAAATAA
- a CDS encoding DMT family transporter, with the protein MNRSSTLKNVTSLHPLSGAMWMVIAGMAFAAINVMTPALSTTYPDFSSGWIAFYQYLFALILILPYIAQFGLKKVLTTRHFMTHFWRIIAAVVGIQFWIKALTLQFPIGEGVALLMTSPLFASLGAFLLLKERFTPVRALATITGFIGAIIILNPNTNNFNIAAIFPLLAAFFWALHSLMIKYLSDKDHPLTMVTYMYLLMIPINLIVAMTMNFSTTELHIEIPGTSLLFSLIALGFFTAIAQYAIAKAYAAADAIFIQPFDYLKLPLNVLLGYLIFDWGVSLQFWIGAIIMVASLLTISYFERARPLAKS; encoded by the coding sequence GTGAATCGTTCCTCTACGTTAAAAAATGTGACCTCCCTTCACCCCTTATCAGGCGCGATGTGGATGGTCATTGCCGGGATGGCTTTTGCGGCCATCAATGTGATGACGCCAGCGCTCAGTACGACATACCCCGATTTTAGCTCCGGCTGGATCGCTTTTTATCAATATCTCTTTGCGCTCATCTTAATTTTGCCCTACATCGCTCAGTTTGGACTGAAAAAAGTTCTCACAACGCGCCACTTTATGACGCATTTTTGGCGCATTATCGCCGCCGTGGTGGGCATACAATTTTGGATTAAGGCGCTTACACTCCAATTTCCCATTGGTGAAGGAGTCGCCCTTTTGATGACCTCGCCTCTTTTTGCAAGTTTAGGGGCTTTTCTACTCTTAAAAGAGCGATTTACCCCAGTACGCGCCCTAGCCACCATTACCGGTTTTATCGGCGCAATCATCATCTTAAATCCCAATACCAATAACTTTAATATCGCGGCCATTTTCCCGCTGCTTGCCGCATTTTTCTGGGCGCTCCATTCACTGATGATTAAATATCTGTCCGATAAAGATCATCCGCTGACGATGGTGACCTATATGTATCTTTTGATGATTCCGATCAATCTCATTGTGGCGATGACGATGAATTTTAGCACCACCGAGCTTCATATTGAGATCCCAGGAACATCCCTACTGTTTAGCTTAATTGCGCTCGGATTTTTCACCGCAATTGCCCAATATGCCATTGCTAAAGCTTACGCCGCGGCTGATGCGATCTTTATCCAGCCCTTTGATTATCTAAAACTGCCGCTTAATGTGTTGCTCGGTTACCTAATTTTTGATTGGGGTGTATCGCTTCAATTTTGGATCGGCGCGATTATTATGGTGGCGTCCTTGTTAACCATCAGTTATTTTGAGCGCGCTCGTCCTCTTGCAAAGTCATAA
- the era gene encoding GTPase Era: MKKSGFVSIVGRPNVGKSTLMNHIIKQKISITSNKPQTTRHAITGIYTDDSTQIVFLDTPGIHTNLQSALNRQLNRTAMSSLTMANAVIFMVEAMRFNDDDNKVLQKLKDLEIPIILLINKVDNIENKEALLPFLQEMMAKHDFAEIVPISANQDRSCDLVVSTLEKYLPEQEFMYGEDEITTVTSSFLASEVLREKLTRRLNQELPYAITVEVESFKIEGNLYRIHAVIWVEKESQKGIVIGKQGRALRDASTQAREALEKLFDAKVFLKAHVKVREGWSNDADALHSLGYKELQ, translated from the coding sequence ATGAAAAAATCAGGTTTCGTCTCCATCGTCGGTCGCCCTAATGTTGGGAAATCGACCTTGATGAATCACATCATCAAACAGAAAATTAGTATCACCTCCAATAAGCCGCAAACAACGCGCCACGCCATTACCGGCATCTATACCGATGACTCAACGCAGATCGTCTTTTTAGATACCCCGGGCATTCACACCAATTTGCAATCCGCCCTTAACCGCCAATTAAACCGTACCGCGATGAGCTCGCTAACGATGGCAAACGCGGTGATTTTCATGGTGGAAGCGATGCGCTTTAATGACGATGACAATAAAGTTCTGCAAAAGCTCAAAGATCTTGAAATTCCTATTATTCTCCTTATTAACAAGGTGGATAATATCGAAAATAAAGAGGCGTTATTGCCGTTTCTTCAAGAGATGATGGCCAAACACGACTTTGCGGAGATCGTCCCCATTTCAGCGAATCAAGATCGCTCGTGTGATCTTGTGGTCTCAACCCTTGAAAAATATCTGCCTGAACAAGAATTTATGTATGGCGAAGATGAGATCACCACGGTCACAAGCTCATTTTTAGCCTCTGAAGTGCTGCGCGAAAAACTGACCCGTCGCCTCAATCAAGAGCTTCCCTATGCGATCACTGTTGAAGTGGAATCCTTTAAAATTGAGGGCAATCTCTACCGCATTCACGCCGTGATTTGGGTAGAAAAAGAGAGCCAAAAAGGAATTGTGATCGGCAAACAAGGTCGCGCCCTTCGCGATGCGAGCACTCAAGCCCGTGAAGCATTGGAAAAACTCTTTGATGCAAAAGTCTTCTTAAAAGCACATGTTAAAGTGCGTGAAGGCTGGTCAAATGATGCTGATGCGCTTCATTCGCTCGGCTATAAAGAGCTTCAATAA